One window of the Pleurocapsa minor HA4230-MV1 genome contains the following:
- a CDS encoding NAD(P)H-quinone oxidoreductase subunit M — protein sequence MLVKSTTRHVRLYSAEVKGNELIPSDRVLTLDIDPDNEFSWNEDTLQKVYRQFDALVEQNNGEDLSEYNLRRIGSDLEHFIRSLLLNGELSYNLGARVRNYSMGLPRMESPDTEGKYL from the coding sequence ATGCTTGTAAAATCAACTACCCGTCATGTCCGTCTCTATAGTGCCGAAGTCAAGGGCAATGAGTTAATCCCAAGCGATCGAGTCTTAACTCTAGATATTGACCCAGACAATGAGTTTAGCTGGAATGAAGACACTTTACAGAAGGTTTATCGTCAGTTTGATGCATTGGTAGAACAAAATAATGGCGAAGATTTGAGTGAATATAATCTGCGTCGTATTGGTTCAGATTTAGAGCATTTTATTCGCTCTTTATTGCTTAATGGTGAACTTAGCTATAACCTGGGTGCAAGAGTGCGTAACTATAGCATGGGTTTACCACGGATGGAAAGCCCTGATACTGAAGGGAAATACCTGTAA
- a CDS encoding inorganic diphosphatase, whose protein sequence is MDLSLIPAQPKPGIINVLIEIPGGSKNKYEFDKDMNAFALDRVLFASVKYPYDYGFVPNTLADDGDPLDGMVMMDEPTFPGCVIAARPIGMLLMIDGGDRDEKILCVPAEDPRYNEVKSLKDIAPHRLEEIAEFFRTYKNLEKKVTEIQGWKDVDAVTPLVEECIKAYK, encoded by the coding sequence ATGGATTTATCTCTTATTCCTGCTCAGCCTAAACCTGGCATCATTAATGTTCTAATTGAAATTCCTGGTGGGAGTAAAAACAAGTATGAATTTGACAAAGACATGAACGCTTTTGCCTTAGATCGCGTTTTATTTGCCTCAGTTAAATATCCTTACGACTATGGTTTTGTCCCCAATACTTTAGCTGATGATGGCGACCCTTTAGATGGTATGGTAATGATGGATGAGCCAACTTTTCCTGGCTGTGTAATTGCTGCTCGACCGATTGGGATGCTGTTGATGATTGATGGTGGCGATCGCGATGAAAAAATTCTCTGTGTTCCAGCCGAAGATCCTCGTTACAATGAAGTTAAGTCTTTAAAAGATATTGCGCCTCATCGCTTAGAAGAGATTGCCGAATTTTTCAGAACTTACAAAAACTTGGAAAAGAAAGTTACCGAAATCCAAGGCTGGAAAGACGTTGATGCAGTTACCCCTCTAGTTGAAGAGTGCATTAAAGCTTATAAGTAA
- a CDS encoding molybdenum cofactor biosynthesis protein MoaE, with translation MVNLGSLPLTTATNPDDSFAITIAPLSLTEVYELADDAANGAVVVMSGTVRNQTEGKAVEYLEYQAYQPMAIAVFQAIAAHIRNQWQDTNRIVIHHRVGKLKIGEISVIVAVGCPHRGEAFAACRYAIDTLKHNAPIWKKEFFREDDGTSHSTWVSIGACEE, from the coding sequence ATGGTTAACCTTGGTTCACTTCCTTTGACAACTGCTACTAATCCTGACGATAGTTTCGCTATTACGATTGCACCCTTATCTTTGACAGAAGTATACGAATTGGCAGATGATGCAGCTAACGGCGCTGTGGTGGTTATGAGTGGGACGGTGCGTAACCAAACCGAAGGCAAGGCTGTCGAATATCTTGAATATCAAGCTTATCAACCAATGGCGATCGCTGTCTTTCAGGCGATCGCTGCTCACATCCGTAACCAATGGCAGGATACTAACCGAATTGTGATTCATCATCGGGTAGGTAAACTCAAAATTGGTGAGATTAGCGTGATTGTGGCGGTAGGTTGTCCTCATCGTGGGGAAGCTTTTGCTGCCTGTCGTTATGCGATCGACACTCTAAAACATAATGCACCCATCTGGAAAAAAGAGTTTTTCCGCGAAGATGACGGCACATCTCACAGCACTTGGGTATCTATTGGCGCTTGCGAAGAGTAA
- a CDS encoding SOS response-associated peptidase: protein MCGRFTLDTTAFDLAQQFKVEVNQSISSRYNIAPSQSILIIKQNEKNQRFLDLVKWGLVPSWVKSLDTWKSNLINARVETVEEKPSFRDGFKKRPCLIPVSGFYEWSKGKQPYYFYQDKPLFAIAGIWETWSNLETEEQLLSCTILTSEAKSVIAEVHHRMPVIIPSEYYDLWLGELDGRKELIESLPEIELQMHQVSKTVNSPKNDRPDCIKPL from the coding sequence ATGTGTGGACGATTTACTCTCGATACAACAGCATTTGATTTAGCTCAACAATTTAAAGTGGAAGTGAATCAATCTATTTCCTCTCGATATAATATTGCTCCGTCACAATCGATTTTAATAATCAAGCAAAATGAAAAAAATCAACGCTTTCTCGATCTAGTGAAATGGGGTTTAGTTCCCAGTTGGGTCAAGAGTCTGGATACTTGGAAGAGTAATCTAATTAATGCTCGTGTGGAAACAGTTGAAGAAAAACCCAGTTTTAGAGATGGTTTTAAAAAGCGTCCCTGTTTGATTCCCGTGTCTGGATTTTATGAGTGGTCGAAGGGCAAACAGCCTTACTACTTCTATCAAGATAAACCTTTGTTCGCGATCGCTGGCATCTGGGAAACTTGGAGCAATCTTGAGACAGAAGAACAGCTTTTATCCTGTACGATTCTAACTTCTGAGGCTAAAAGCGTGATTGCTGAAGTTCATCATAGAATGCCAGTGATTATACCATCGGAGTATTACGATCTTTGGTTGGGAGAGCTTGATGGAAGAAAAGAATTAATTGAATCCTTGCCAGAAATCGAACTGCAAATGCACCAAGTCAGTAAAACGGTCAATAGTCCAAAAAATGATCGTCCTGACTGTATCAAACCATTATGA
- a CDS encoding WD40 repeat domain-containing protein, giving the protein MSQCPNPNCLHQNLPNTKFCVKCGDKLALTRLSQAQDNLVKNANVGRDLTFAPVQNIIETQIIQSSVEVVTQRELNKNSPYQGLKRFNFKDRERFFGRDKLIARLFEAVNRSNLSLVLGASGSGKSSVVRAGLIPELKKSLESQTFYDFIFTPNQDPFDSLYRCLLSEEKDYSFNKAEAEIALEAKTDSLARVISTLRQDGERWLIFVDQFEELFTICDNLDKRQNFISGLVQVAKSGNNSIKIILAMRSDFLEQLSFYPDLGNIANQNNIHLVTEMYPDELRQAIEQPAAKHGVMFEKGLVEQIIQEVEGQKGYLPLLQYTLNLLWESECQSFGADGRPNIEDRTLNKKNYAALEGIRGALQKRIGEIYSNLNQDQQTATKQIFLKLVNIVDNNSVRKAVSRRAYRDEFVGESVEKILNKFIEEKLLVSNVSSGEYSSIKGLPVIESKPLKQSATVEIAHEILLSSWNELKCWLEEEKEAIILKNWLAGETRRWQKIRSKDELKAQDELLKGSRLAQVVDFRQKDTFKNIGGLRPEESEFIDASLAEGDRLLHVEEARRKKLLIAISSISVVFAGLTLLAGMQWQQAERQRSILQLSEQAQEASNLLSVNPVEGVVKAIALNGESRDRFGDRFAQILPQVRSSLRDAINVPIERNVLRGHQGPVWSAAFSPDGQIIASAADDGTVRLWDKQGNPIGQPFKGHQSLVHSVAFSPDGQYIASGGGDNTISTIRLWDKQGNIVQRFKSHQGRVLSVAFSPDGQYIASGGDDHRVKLWDLKGNQIGQPFDGHQGKIWFVTFSPDGQYIASGSDDNTIRLWDKQGNLIAQPFVGHQDHVFSVAFSPDGKTIASGSADNTIRLWDQKGNAIGKSFIGHEDFVRSVIFSPDGKYILSGSDDKTIRLWDLKGNQIGQPLIGHEYYLYSVAFSPDGATIVSSSEDSTVRLWKKADFLGDRTLVGHQDKVLAVAISPDGQQIISGGNDKTIRLWDLKGNQIGQPFIGHDKVVTSVAFSPDGQQIISGGNDKTIRLWDLKGNQIGDSFKGHSSAVTSVAFSPDGEYIVSGSRDRTLRLWDKQGKAIALPFIGHETAVFSVAFSPDGQQIISGGNDKTIRLWDLEGNQIGQSWDGHPDIVNSVAFSPDGEYIVSGSRDRTLRLWDIQGKAIGQPFIGHGSAVTSVAFSPDGEYIVSGSRDRTLRLWDKQGKAIGQPLQRHETPISSVAISPDGQKIVSGSWDTTIRLWQGGNFSTWLQLACDRLREHSLLTTSATEEAKVANQTCAKIK; this is encoded by the coding sequence GTGAGCCAATGCCCTAATCCTAATTGTCTGCATCAAAATCTTCCCAACACAAAGTTCTGTGTGAAGTGCGGTGATAAGTTAGCTTTAACAAGGTTATCTCAAGCACAAGATAACTTGGTTAAAAATGCTAACGTTGGGCGTGACTTGACCTTTGCGCCAGTTCAGAACATCATCGAGACGCAGATCATCCAGTCTTCGGTTGAGGTGGTCACCCAGCGAGAACTGAATAAAAATTCACCTTATCAGGGACTCAAAAGGTTTAACTTTAAAGACAGAGAGCGCTTTTTTGGCAGAGATAAGTTAATTGCCAGATTATTCGAGGCGGTGAATCGCAGCAACTTGAGTTTAGTGTTAGGGGCTTCTGGAAGTGGCAAGTCCTCTGTCGTGCGTGCTGGGTTAATTCCTGAGTTGAAGAAATCTCTGGAGTCTCAAACATTTTATGACTTCATCTTTACGCCCAATCAAGATCCCTTTGATTCTCTATATCGGTGTCTACTCAGCGAAGAAAAGGACTATAGCTTTAATAAAGCAGAAGCTGAGATTGCCCTGGAAGCAAAGACAGATAGCCTAGCTAGAGTGATTAGTACCTTAAGGCAGGATGGGGAACGATGGCTCATTTTTGTCGATCAATTCGAGGAGTTGTTCACTATTTGTGACAATCTAGACAAACGCCAAAACTTTATTTCAGGTCTGGTTCAAGTTGCCAAGTCGGGTAATAATTCGATCAAGATTATACTGGCAATGCGGTCTGACTTTCTGGAACAGTTGAGTTTCTATCCCGATCTAGGTAATATTGCCAATCAAAATAATATTCATCTGGTGACTGAGATGTACCCAGATGAACTACGACAGGCGATCGAGCAACCAGCAGCTAAGCATGGGGTTATGTTTGAAAAAGGGTTAGTTGAACAAATTATCCAGGAAGTTGAAGGACAAAAAGGTTATCTTCCCCTATTGCAGTACACCCTAAATTTGCTTTGGGAAAGTGAATGTCAATCTTTCGGTGCTGATGGTCGTCCTAATATCGAAGACCGTACCTTAAACAAGAAAAATTATGCAGCGTTGGAGGGGATAAGAGGGGCGCTGCAAAAGCGGATCGGCGAAATATACAGCAATTTGAACCAAGACCAACAGACAGCTACCAAGCAAATATTTTTGAAGCTGGTAAATATTGTTGACAACAATTCTGTCAGGAAAGCAGTTAGCAGACGGGCTTATCGAGATGAATTTGTCGGTGAATCAGTAGAAAAGATCCTCAATAAATTTATTGAAGAAAAGTTGCTGGTTAGTAATGTTAGTAGTGGCGAATATTCAAGCATAAAAGGACTGCCAGTGATTGAAAGCAAGCCCCTAAAACAATCGGCAACTGTAGAAATTGCCCATGAAATCTTACTCTCATCTTGGAATGAGCTAAAATGCTGGCTTGAAGAAGAAAAAGAAGCAATTATTCTCAAAAATTGGTTAGCTGGTGAGACAAGACGGTGGCAAAAAATTCGCTCAAAAGATGAGCTTAAAGCTCAGGATGAACTCTTGAAAGGCTCTCGATTAGCTCAGGTGGTAGATTTTAGACAAAAAGATACTTTTAAAAACATTGGTGGCTTAAGACCAGAGGAAAGTGAATTTATCGATGCCAGTCTAGCAGAAGGCGATCGCCTTCTCCATGTAGAGGAAGCACGCAGAAAGAAGCTACTCATAGCAATTTCTAGCATATCTGTCGTTTTTGCTGGACTCACACTTTTGGCAGGTATGCAGTGGCAACAAGCCGAACGGCAGAGAAGCATCTTACAGCTGAGCGAACAGGCACAGGAAGCGAGCAATCTGCTGAGTGTCAACCCTGTAGAGGGGGTAGTTAAGGCCATAGCCCTTAATGGCGAGAGTAGAGACAGATTTGGCGATCGCTTCGCCCAGATTTTACCCCAAGTACGCTCTAGTTTACGGGATGCGATCAACGTACCGATAGAACGCAATGTCTTGAGAGGGCATCAAGGTCCAGTTTGGTCAGCTGCTTTTAGTCCTGATGGTCAAATTATTGCTAGTGCTGCTGATGACGGGACAGTGCGCTTGTGGGACAAACAGGGTAATCCTATTGGTCAACCCTTTAAGGGTCATCAAAGTCTTGTTCATTCAGTCGCCTTCAGTCCAGACGGGCAATATATAGCTAGTGGCGGTGGTGATAACACAATTAGCACAATTAGGCTGTGGGATAAACAGGGTAATATCGTTCAGCGCTTCAAAAGTCATCAGGGTAGAGTGCTGTCAGTCGCCTTCAGTCCTGATGGACAGTATATAGCCAGTGGCGGCGATGATCACAGAGTGAAGTTATGGGATCTAAAAGGCAACCAAATTGGTCAACCCTTTGATGGTCATCAAGGGAAAATTTGGTTTGTTACCTTCAGTCCAGACGGACAGTATATAGCCAGTGGCAGCGACGACAACACAATTAGGCTGTGGGACAAACAGGGTAATCTTATCGCTCAGCCCTTTGTGGGTCATCAAGACCACGTTTTCTCAGTCGCTTTTAGTCCAGACGGCAAAACGATCGCCAGTGGTAGTGCCGATAATACGATCCGATTGTGGGATCAAAAGGGTAATGCGATCGGCAAATCCTTTATTGGACACGAAGATTTTGTCCGTTCAGTTATTTTTAGCCCTGATGGAAAATATATTTTAAGTGGCAGCGATGATAAAACGATTCGGTTGTGGGATCTAAAAGGCAATCAAATCGGTCAACCGCTAATCGGACACGAATATTATCTTTATTCTGTTGCCTTTAGTCCTGATGGGGCAACTATTGTTAGTAGTAGCGAAGATAGTACAGTTCGATTGTGGAAGAAAGCCGATTTCCTAGGCGATCGCACTTTAGTAGGACATCAGGATAAAGTCTTAGCTGTAGCCATCAGTCCCGACGGACAACAGATCATCAGTGGTGGTAATGACAAGACGATTCGGTTGTGGGATTTAAAGGGCAATCAAATCGGTCAGCCTTTTATCGGGCATGATAAAGTTGTCACTTCCGTTGCTTTTAGTCCCGATGGACAACAGATCATCAGTGGTGGTAACGACAAGACGATTCGGTTGTGGGATCTAAAGGGCAACCAAATCGGTGATTCTTTTAAAGGACATAGTAGCGCTGTCACCTCCGTTGCTTTTAGTCCTGATGGAGAATACATAGTTAGTGGCAGTCGCGATCGCACTCTACGATTGTGGGATAAACAAGGCAAGGCGATCGCTCTACCTTTTATCGGGCATGAGACGGCTGTTTTCTCCGTTGCTTTTAGTCCCGACGGGCAACAAATTATCAGTGGTGGTAACGACAAGACGATTCGGCTGTGGGATCTAGAAGGCAACCAAATCGGTCAATCCTGGGACGGACATCCAGATATAGTCAACTCAGTTGCTTTTAGTCCTGATGGAGAATACATAGTTAGTGGCAGTCGCGATCGCACGCTACGATTGTGGGATATACAAGGTAAAGCGATCGGTCAGCCTTTTATCGGACATGGCAGTGCTGTTACCTCAGTTGCTTTTAGTCCTGATGGAGAATACATAGTGAGTGGTAGTCGCGATCGCACGCTACGATTATGGGACAAACAAGGCAAAGCGATCGGTCAACCATTACAAAGACATGAAACTCCAATCAGTTCTGTTGCCATTAGTCCTGATGGGCAAAAAATTGTCAGTGGCAGTTGGGATACTACAATACGGTTATGGCAGGGGGGTAATTTTTCAACTTGGTTACAACTAGCTTGCGATCGTTTGCGCGAGCATTCTCTGCTTACAACATCTGCCACAGAAGAAGCCAAGGTTGCCAATCAAACTTGTGCCAAGATTAAGTAA
- a CDS encoding SMP-30/gluconolactonase/LRE family protein: MTAQPELIIESQALLGECPCWHQEKQLLYWVDVEKKQLHVYQPETKTNRTIELGKLVGCVVPRKSGGVVLGLENGLAALELETEKLTYLASPESDLPSNRFNDGKCDPVGRFWAGTMHRDQEEEAAQEAGSLYSLDRNLTVRRLWGDLTVSNGMGWSPDYSTMYLIDSPTKNVFAFDYDLKTGNISNRRVVVTIPDTLRGYPDGMAIDREGMIWVALWAGFKVTRWNPHTGELLQSIPIPAPNVTSCTFGGLNLNELYITTARKDMDEAVLAQYPQAGGVFWLKTDAVGLKNFEFIG; this comes from the coding sequence ATGACTGCTCAACCAGAATTAATTATTGAATCACAAGCTTTGCTGGGAGAATGCCCCTGTTGGCATCAGGAAAAGCAATTACTATATTGGGTTGATGTAGAAAAAAAACAATTGCACGTTTATCAGCCTGAAACTAAAACCAATCGGACAATCGAACTAGGAAAATTAGTTGGTTGCGTTGTTCCGAGAAAATCAGGTGGTGTTGTTTTAGGTTTAGAAAACGGCTTGGCTGCTTTGGAGCTAGAAACAGAAAAACTTACATATCTCGCGTCTCCTGAGAGTGATCTGCCATCGAATAGATTTAACGATGGTAAATGCGATCCAGTTGGGCGTTTTTGGGCAGGAACAATGCATAGAGATCAAGAGGAAGAAGCCGCTCAGGAAGCTGGATCGTTATATTCCTTAGATCGCAATCTAACAGTTCGACGATTATGGGGCGATCTTACCGTTTCTAATGGGATGGGATGGAGTCCAGATTATTCGACGATGTATCTGATCGATTCTCCGACTAAAAACGTTTTTGCTTTCGATTACGATCTCAAGACGGGAAACATTAGTAACCGCAGAGTTGTAGTTACCATCCCAGATACCTTAAGGGGATATCCCGATGGCATGGCGATCGATCGAGAAGGCATGATTTGGGTAGCATTGTGGGCGGGATTTAAAGTCACTCGCTGGAATCCTCACACTGGGGAATTGCTGCAAAGTATTCCTATCCCTGCTCCTAATGTTACGTCTTGCACATTTGGCGGTCTAAACCTGAATGAGCTTTACATAACAACAGCTAGAAAAGATATGGATGAAGCTGTATTAGCTCAGTATCCCCAAGCTGGTGGCGTTTTCTGGTTGAAAACAGATGCCGTAGGCCTGAAAAATTTTGAATTTATCGGCTAA
- a CDS encoding alpha amylase C-terminal domain-containing protein: MATVQFTYFTGLRRSFINNVRLTGTWDSNGRYSDQWTSLPMQQTTGEDGCPCFTATVNLADSQIGQQFRWGVILDAPAGNNLWGIMTEENDLNSTERDRTLILQAPNSAIQQESYYLTHCRRLGAQKSYNGTPQPGIQFAVWAPNARNVEVVFGQSSGYIADTGVGEDTSRPRLSLSRLGDGTWQTNGAAPLANFTAFDRLPYMFRVTKADGQVAYKTDIYSRCQMGKGRINPANPEHPPYSGDYRQLDGSVSCSVVIDTETITRELEEEFSSQQVFISEAEFWQNEFDPNRPVPRRVEDLVIYELHVGALGSGQNRPGNFEDAIDLLPYLIDLGVNAIELLPLSEFRDEVNWGYETSHYFALEYSAGGRDQLKHFVRTCHRQGIAVILDVVYNHYSPDAGRAEWAYDSDVPEQNIYYWYEGNSSSYPQPDGGYIDNYSTGYAPRFYEEIVRKMFISSAATLIEEFHVDGFRVDATASIHLYNVLHADGRRTDNVNVFGAKFLREWTRTMKLIRPDVMLMAEDHSDWDGVTEPVDNGGLGFDATWYSSFYHHLVGDAQAGTQYARLITTVGYGGNEPLAMDYFAGALAASGDRKVVYHESHDEAGNSQNSRRTISAAVNSAPLTGETRRIAEARCRFACGMTMLAAGTPMFMMGEEIGAQRFYRYIDFLSNREDLLGERQGEGRRLFRFYQDIIRLRLEHAGLRSHQIDIIHVHNANRIIAFRRWDNSQELLVVASLNNSPFSSGYAIENSRLVNGTWREIFNSDAEPYGGNSIGNLSGSISASNGQIYVVIPANGFVVLQRL, encoded by the coding sequence ATGGCTACAGTTCAATTTACCTATTTTACAGGCTTAAGAAGATCGTTTATTAACAACGTTCGCTTGACTGGAACTTGGGATAGCAATGGACGCTATTCTGACCAGTGGACATCTTTACCAATGCAACAGACAACTGGTGAAGATGGTTGTCCTTGTTTTACGGCGACCGTAAATTTAGCTGATTCACAAATCGGTCAACAATTTCGTTGGGGTGTGATCTTAGATGCACCAGCAGGAAATAATCTCTGGGGCATAATGACCGAAGAGAATGATCTTAATTCTACAGAACGCGATCGCACTCTTATCCTACAGGCTCCAAATAGCGCAATCCAACAAGAAAGCTACTACCTGACTCATTGCCGTCGGTTGGGAGCGCAAAAATCTTATAATGGCACACCTCAACCAGGGATTCAGTTTGCCGTGTGGGCACCCAATGCCCGAAATGTGGAAGTTGTCTTCGGTCAATCGAGCGGTTACATTGCAGATACTGGCGTGGGAGAGGATACTAGCCGTCCGCGACTATCACTGTCTCGCCTAGGGGATGGAACTTGGCAAACTAATGGCGCAGCACCTCTAGCTAATTTTACTGCCTTCGATCGCCTGCCCTATATGTTCAGAGTAACTAAAGCAGACGGACAGGTAGCCTATAAAACCGATATCTATTCTCGCTGTCAGATGGGGAAAGGTAGAATTAACCCTGCCAATCCAGAACACCCCCCTTACTCTGGCGATTATCGGCAGCTTGACGGCTCGGTTAGCTGCTCGGTAGTCATCGATACCGAAACAATAACTAGAGAGCTTGAGGAGGAATTCTCATCGCAACAGGTATTTATCTCAGAGGCTGAATTCTGGCAAAACGAATTCGATCCTAATCGCCCCGTACCCCGTCGTGTGGAAGACTTGGTGATCTACGAACTCCATGTCGGCGCTCTCGGCAGTGGTCAAAATCGACCAGGCAACTTTGAAGATGCGATCGATTTATTACCGTATTTAATTGATTTGGGTGTAAATGCGATCGAACTTCTGCCCCTATCTGAATTTAGAGATGAGGTTAATTGGGGATATGAAACTTCTCACTACTTCGCCCTGGAATACAGCGCTGGCGGTAGAGACCAACTTAAGCATTTTGTTAGAACCTGCCACCGTCAAGGAATCGCGGTGATTCTTGATGTTGTCTACAATCACTATTCTCCAGACGCAGGGCGTGCGGAATGGGCTTACGACTCGGACGTTCCCGAACAAAATATTTATTACTGGTATGAGGGTAATTCTAGTAGCTATCCGCAGCCAGATGGCGGTTATATAGATAACTATTCTACAGGCTATGCTCCTCGCTTTTATGAGGAGATCGTGCGCAAAATGTTTATCAGTAGTGCTGCTACTTTAATTGAAGAATTTCACGTAGACGGATTTCGAGTCGATGCCACGGCTTCGATCCATTTATATAATGTGCTTCATGCCGATGGCAGGAGAACTGATAATGTCAATGTTTTTGGGGCGAAGTTCCTCAGAGAATGGACGCGAACCATGAAGCTGATTCGTCCCGACGTGATGCTGATGGCAGAAGATCATTCCGATTGGGATGGGGTTACCGAGCCTGTGGATAATGGCGGTTTAGGATTCGATGCCACTTGGTATTCTAGTTTTTACCACCATCTTGTCGGGGATGCTCAAGCAGGAACACAGTACGCCAGATTAATTACGACGGTGGGATACGGTGGCAACGAACCCTTGGCAATGGATTACTTTGCTGGCGCACTGGCAGCATCTGGAGATCGCAAGGTAGTCTATCATGAATCTCATGATGAGGCTGGTAACTCGCAAAACTCTAGACGAACTATCTCAGCAGCGGTCAATTCCGCCCCCCTGACTGGAGAAACTCGCCGTATTGCTGAAGCACGTTGTCGCTTTGCCTGTGGCATGACGATGCTTGCTGCGGGTACACCTATGTTTATGATGGGTGAGGAGATTGGCGCCCAGAGATTTTACCGCTACATAGATTTCTTGAGTAACAGGGAAGATCTTTTAGGGGAGCGTCAAGGAGAAGGTCGGAGGCTGTTTAGATTTTATCAGGATATCATTCGCCTGCGGTTAGAACATGCGGGATTGCGATCGCACCAGATTGACATCATCCATGTTCACAATGCCAACCGAATCATCGCTTTTAGGCGCTGGGATAATTCTCAAGAGTTGCTAGTGGTGGCAAGTCTCAATAATAGTCCTTTTAGCTCGGGATATGCGATCGAGAATTCTCGCCTGGTCAATGGTACGTGGCGCGAGATTTTTAACAGTGATGCCGAACCTTATGGGGGCAATAGTATCGGCAATTTAAGCGGATCTATCTCTGCTAGTAACGGTCAAATTTATGTTGTCATTCCCGCGAATGGATTTGTCGTCTTACAGCGACTGTAA
- a CDS encoding VOC family protein, with protein MTLQIFSQVALTCQDQTATEEFYSKHFGFKRARVAKLPDGSQIVFIKMGDSAFYFELFQATEKLPIAPAINDGYQFPSVRHLAFKVDDVDAKLAEMGNDAKITLGPLNFDDYIPGWRTVWIADPDSRIVEISQGFIDEN; from the coding sequence ATGACTTTACAAATTTTTTCGCAAGTAGCACTAACCTGCCAAGACCAGACAGCGACTGAAGAATTCTACAGCAAACACTTTGGGTTTAAACGGGCGAGGGTGGCAAAACTGCCAGACGGCAGTCAAATTGTGTTTATCAAAATGGGCGATAGTGCTTTCTATTTTGAATTGTTTCAAGCAACCGAAAAACTACCCATTGCTCCCGCGATAAATGATGGTTATCAGTTTCCTTCAGTGCGTCATCTAGCTTTCAAAGTTGATGATGTAGATGCCAAATTAGCTGAGATGGGGAACGATGCCAAAATTACCCTCGGCCCCCTTAACTTTGATGACTATATCCCAGGCTGGCGCACGGTTTGGATTGCCGACCCTGACAGCAGAATTGTGGAAATCTCTCAGGGATTCATCGATGAAAATTAG